From the Vespa velutina chromosome 16, iVesVel2.1, whole genome shotgun sequence genome, one window contains:
- the LOC124954941 gene encoding uncharacterized protein LOC124954941 isoform X1: MEQNLNYYVLRIIFKYLNGQDLSNASQVCKSWLETAVDEKKRRGPSSNTKSKKEIKSYENWEDVKKETIEYFTLKPILCMFFTYAVKKDTHLQRCHCKYLPHNCYSVSVNTDSFLSEEEFLVSMCFPKLQNIQISTFTFNRHPWTMGIYCEELKTLFDNSFNNAEKLRTTIEGLFVNDCNNTTSCWIILCKIFYGPCIGFDLVEHFYKWFPHKRIFVCGGIINHISVCNSEHNSRICRDQAECVAILISGTEMQIWTVSLDEMNDDVQSFEDKIEDIKQIVELKKHSIIFMFISEYCTTSLNNLELTVFEYFPRVPIVKYICHGAFGGENLDGLYIFKKKKKKKKKDKKNNILIYRYL, encoded by the exons atggaacaaaatttaaattattacgtcttacgtatcatttttaaatatttaaatggacAGGATTTATCTAATGCATCGCAAGTTTGCAa aTCTTGGTTAGAAACAGCtgtggatgaaaaaaaaagaagaggtcCTTCGTCTAATAcaaagagcaaaaaagaaataaaatcctATGAGAATTGGGAagacgtaaaaaaagaaacgatcgaatatTTCACGCTTAAACCAATATTATGTATGTTTTTTACTTATGcagtaaaaaaagatacacACTTACAAA gATGTCATTGCAAATATTTACCTCATAATTGTTACTCCGTATCAGTGAACACAGACAGTTTTTTATCGGAGGAAGAGTTTCTCGTTTCTATGTGTTTTCCTAAGTTACAAAACATACAAATATCAACGTTTACTTTTAATAGACATCCATGGACAATGGGAATATACTGTGAGGaattaaaaactttatttgataattcCTTTAATAATGCCGAAAAATTAAGAACTACAATTGAAGGTTTATTCGTTAATGATTGTAATAATACAACAAGCTGTTGGATTATATTATGCAAAATATTCTATGGGCCTTGTATAGGATTTGATTTAGTGGAGCATTTCTATAAatg gTTTCCAcacaaaagaatttttgtatGCGGTGggattataaatcatatatcgGTTTGTAATTCGGAACATAATTCACGTATATGCAGAGATCAGGCGGAATGTGTTGCTATTTTAATAAGTGGTACTGAAATGCAAATCTGGACTGTATCTTTGGACGAAATGAATGATGATGTTCAAAGCTTCGAAGATAAAATTGAGGATATTAAACAGATTGTTGAATTAAAGAAGCACTCTATAATTTTCATGTTTATTTCTGAATATTGTACTACCTCTTTGAATAATTTAGAATTAACtgtattcgaatattttccaaGAGTGCCgatagttaaatatatatgtcatgGAGCATTTGGAGGAGAAAATTTGGATGGTTTGTacatcttcaaaaaaaaaaaaaaaaaaaaaaagaaagacaaaaaaaacaacatattaatttacagatatttataa
- the LOC124954941 gene encoding uncharacterized protein LOC124954941 isoform X2, with amino-acid sequence MEQNLNYYVLRIIFKYLNGQDLSNASQVCKSWLETAVDEKKRRGPSSNTKSKKEIKSYENWEDVKKETIEYFTLKPILCMFFTYAVKKDTHLQRCHCKYLPHNCYSVSVNTDSFLSEEEFLVSMCFPKLQNIQISTFTFNRHPWTMGIYCEELKTLFDNSFNNAEKLRTTIEGLFVNDCNNTTSCWIILCKIFYGPCIGFDLVEHFYKWFPHKRIFVCGGIINHISVCNSEHNSRICRDQAECVAILISGTEMQIWTVSLDEMNDDVQSFEDKIEDIKQIVELKKHSIIFMFISEYCTTSLNNLELTVFEYFPRVPIVKYICHGAFGGENLDEKYIQGCNNFENKDTSVFMILTYN; translated from the exons atggaacaaaatttaaattattacgtcttacgtatcatttttaaatatttaaatggacAGGATTTATCTAATGCATCGCAAGTTTGCAa aTCTTGGTTAGAAACAGCtgtggatgaaaaaaaaagaagaggtcCTTCGTCTAATAcaaagagcaaaaaagaaataaaatcctATGAGAATTGGGAagacgtaaaaaaagaaacgatcgaatatTTCACGCTTAAACCAATATTATGTATGTTTTTTACTTATGcagtaaaaaaagatacacACTTACAAA gATGTCATTGCAAATATTTACCTCATAATTGTTACTCCGTATCAGTGAACACAGACAGTTTTTTATCGGAGGAAGAGTTTCTCGTTTCTATGTGTTTTCCTAAGTTACAAAACATACAAATATCAACGTTTACTTTTAATAGACATCCATGGACAATGGGAATATACTGTGAGGaattaaaaactttatttgataattcCTTTAATAATGCCGAAAAATTAAGAACTACAATTGAAGGTTTATTCGTTAATGATTGTAATAATACAACAAGCTGTTGGATTATATTATGCAAAATATTCTATGGGCCTTGTATAGGATTTGATTTAGTGGAGCATTTCTATAAatg gTTTCCAcacaaaagaatttttgtatGCGGTGggattataaatcatatatcgGTTTGTAATTCGGAACATAATTCACGTATATGCAGAGATCAGGCGGAATGTGTTGCTATTTTAATAAGTGGTACTGAAATGCAAATCTGGACTGTATCTTTGGACGAAATGAATGATGATGTTCAAAGCTTCGAAGATAAAATTGAGGATATTAAACAGATTGTTGAATTAAAGAAGCACTCTATAATTTTCATGTTTATTTCTGAATATTGTACTACCTCTTTGAATAATTTAGAATTAACtgtattcgaatattttccaaGAGTGCCgatagttaaatatatatgtcatgGAGCATTTGGAGGAGAAAATTTGGATG AGAAGTATATACAAGGTTGTAACAATTTCGAGAACAAGGATACTTCAGTATTTATGatacttacatataattaa